In a genomic window of Helianthus annuus cultivar XRQ/B chromosome 10, HanXRQr2.0-SUNRISE, whole genome shotgun sequence:
- the LOC110882828 gene encoding uncharacterized protein LOC110882828: MTSQSKFTLQIVNAPLPTKLKMPPTLKFYDGTSDPDDHMFAFAGAAKVEQWPMPAWCLMLAQTLTGSARVWFDGLPEGSIDHFEDFRRIFLQNFCQQRRCKKDITEVHHIKRRDGESVEDFIDRFNRESIQISGAVDQLRVSGFCHGVRNNQLVEKLHEDLLKTMEVLMERARAFVRGKSACGQPSETTARNSKARTTSWRRNASPAKDRNNNWNRSYGPYQKSDRSSFQTGNVRFNSFSKLTKLPSEILSTETTRFPTPSKQRPTSDKHSKKYCEYHRDKGHTTDECWALKQEIEKVVRSGKLSHLVKEVKDGKKPATAVDNPNTEPGINMIRSAEPRGVKRSNQHMAAWMHQPTYFPPVDPEDARDGPITISAVVAGHLVRRIYVDGGSAFEVMYIQCFQQLNPQTKRKLIEVSTPLISFSGEVVRPIGQITLPTTFKDGNKSRTVPLTFLVVRTHSSHNIILGRPGLRALGAISSTIHGAIKFPTEAGVATICSESNSFVAEVRHAAETSSQKFEVPTELWTINPDFPEQQVAIGAQLPNERRSFYGNC, translated from the coding sequence ATGACTTCACAATCAAAGTTTACGTTGCAGATCGTCAATGCCCCACTCCCAACTAAGCTGAAGATGCCTCCCACGTTGAAATTTTACGATGGTACGTCCGATCCGGACGACCACATGTTCGCGTTTGCCGGAGCGGCTAAGGTCGAGCAGTGGCCTATGCCGGCTTGGTGTCTTATGTTAGCCCAAACTCTCACCGGATCGGCTAGAGTGTGGTTTGATGGGTTGCCAGAAGGGTCGATCGACCACTTCGAAGATTTCCGACGTATATTCTTGCAAAACTTTTGTCAGCAGCGTCGTTGCAAAAAAGACATTACTGAAGTCCATCACATAAAGCGCCGTGATGGGGAATCCGTAGAAGATTTTATAGACCGTTTCAACCGAGAAAGCATACAGATAAGCGGAGCAGTTGATCAGCTCCGAGTTTCGGGATTTTGCCACGGGGTGCGGAATAATCAGTTGGTGGAAAAACTTCATGAAGATCTCCTAAAAACCATGGAGGTACTCATGGAAAGAGCTCGAGCTTTTGTTCGAGGAAAGAGTGCTTGCGGCCAGCCAAGTGAAACAACTGCCAGGAATTCCAAAGCACGAACCACATCGTGGAGACGGAACGCATCACCAGCAAAAGATAGGAACAATAACTGGAACAGAAGCTATGGCCCGTATCAAAAGTCCGACCGAAGCAGTTTTCAGACAGGAAATGTGCGATTCAACAGTTTCTCCAAGTTAACAAAGTTGCCAAGCGAAATCCTCAGCACGGAGACTACTCGTTTCCCTACGCCGTCGAAGCAACGACCCACCTCGGATAAGCACTCTAAAAAATATTGTGAATATCACCGAGACAAGGGCCATACAACTGATGAATGTTGGGCCCTAAAGCAAGAAATCGAAAAGGTTGTTCGATCCGGTAAACTCTCACACCTTGTAAAAGAAGTAAAAGATGGAAAGAAGCCAGCAACAGCAGTCGATAATCCGAACACCGAGCCCGGAATCAATATGATCCGGTCAGCCGAACCAAGAGGGGTAAAGCGGTCGAACCAGCATATGGCAGCATGGATGCACCAACCAACGTATTTCCCTCCGGTCGATCCCGAAGATGCTCGGGATGGACCAATTACAATTTCAGCTGTTGTCGCCGGACACCTGGTCCGACGCATTTACGTGGATGGAGGAAGCGCCTTTGAGGTCATGTATATCCAGTGTTTCCAACAGCTGAATCCCCAAACAAAAAGGAAGTTGATCGAGGTATCTACCCCTTTGATAAGCTTCTCAGGAGAGGTAGTCCGACCGATAGGACAGATTACTCTCCCGACCACATTCAAAGACGGTAACAAGAGCAGAACAGTACCACTAACTTTCCTGGTTGTTCGAACTCATTCTTCGCACAACATAATACTCGGGCGACCCGGATTGCGAGCTCTTGGAGCAATCAGTTCGACAATACACGGAGCTATTAAATTCCCTACCGAAGCCGGTGTTGCCACTATCTGTTCAGAATCGAATTCGTTTGTCGCCGAAGTAAGACATGCGGCAGAAACGAGCTCCCAAAAGTTCGAAGTACCCACGGAACTTTGGACAATCAACCCGGATTTTCCCGAGCAACAAGTAGCTATTGGTGCTCAGCTCCCAAACGAACGAAGAAGCTTTTATGGGAATTGTTAA